The Streptomyces tubercidicus DNA segment GGGCTTCGCCGGCACCGGCGCGGTGGCCCCCGGCGAGGCCATCGACTTCCGGGTCTCGGTCGATCCGCCCCAGCCGTTCAGCATCGACGTCTACCGCATCGGCCACTACGGCGGCACCGGCGCCGCCAAGATCACCACCAGCCCGCGGCTGGCGGGCATCGTCCAGCCGCCCCCGCTGACCGCCGAACGCACGGTCTCCTGCCATCACTGGTGGCTCTCCTGGCGCCTCCAGGTCCCCACCTTCTGGAACCTCGGCGCCTATGTCGCCGTGCTCACCACCGCCGACGGCCGCTACCGCTCCCATATCCCGTTCACCGTCCGCGACAACGAGCCCGCCGATCTCCTCCTGCTGCTGCCCGACATCACCTGGCAGGCCTACAACCTCTACCCGGAGGACGGCCGCACCGGCGCCAGCCTCTACCACGCCTGGGACGACAAGGGCGCCCTGCTCGGCGAGCAGGACGCCGCCACCACCGTCTCCTTCGACCGCCCCTACGCCGGCGCCGGTCTGCCCCTCCATGTCGGCCATGCCTACGACTTCATCCGCTGGGCCGAGCGCTACGGCTACGACCTCGCCTACGCCGACGCCCGCGATCTGCACGCCGGCCGCGTCGACCCTTCCCGCTACCGCGGCCTGGTCTTCCCCGGCCACGACGAATACTGGTCGGTGCCCATGCGCCGTACGGTCGAGGCCGCCCGGGACACCGGCACCTCCCTGGTCTTCCTCTCCGCCAACACCATGTACTGGCAGGTCGACCTCTCCCCGTCACCCTCCGGCCCGGACTCCCTGCTCCACTGCCGCAAACGCCAGGGCCCCGGACGCCCCGCGCTGTGGCGGGAGAACGGCGATCCCGAACAGCGGCTGATGGGCATCCAGTACGCCGGCCGGGTCCCCGAACCGGCCCCCCTGGTCGTCCGCAACGGCGGCCACTGGCTCTGGGAGGCCACCGGCGCCCACGAAGGCGATGAGCTCCCCGGCCTGGTCGCCGGCGAAGCCGACCGCTACTTCCCGCGCACCAGCCTCCCCCGCCACACCGAACGCATCCTGCTCGCCCACTCCCCGTACCGCGACAGCGAGGGCACCCGCCGCCACCAGGAGACCTCCCTCTACCGCGCCCCCAGCGGCGCCTGGGTCTTCGCCTCCGGCACCTTCGCCTGGTCCCCCGCCCTCGACCGCCCCGGCCACGTGGACCAGCGCGTCCAACGCGCCACCGCCAACCTCCTCGACCGCATCTGCAAACGGGACTGAGCCCGGCCTCCGGCCCGCATCCGGCCCCCGTCCCGTACCTCCGGCGTGCGTAGGGGAGAATCGAGGGGATTCCTGGATCAACCTACGCGGAGGAAGCGTGCCCGGTTTTGTAGAAAAGCCTGAGCCGGTGGAGGTCCCCGGGCTCACCCACCTCCACACCGGCAAGGTGCGCGACCTCTACCGCAACGCCGCCGGTGAGCTGGTCATGGTCGCCAGCGACCGGACCTCGGTCTACGACTGGGTGCTGCCCACCGAGATCCCGGACAAGGGCCGCATCCTCACCCAGCTGTCCCTGTGGTGGTTCGAGCAGCTCACCGACATCGTTCCGCACCACGTCCTCTCCACCGACATCCCGGCCGGCGCTCCGGCCGACTGGGCGGGCCGCACCCTGGTCTGCAAGTCGCTGGACATGGTCCCCGTGGAGTGTGTGGCCCGCGGCTACCTCACGGGCTCCGGCCTCGCCGAATACCGGCAGACCCGTACGGTCTGCGGGCTGGCTCTCCCCGAAGGTCTCGTCGACGGCTCCGAACTCCCCGCGCCGATCTTCACCCCGGCCACCAAGGCCGCCGTCGGTGACCACGACGAGAACGTCTCCTACGAGGAGGTCGCCCACCAGGTAGGCGCCGAGGTCGCCGCCGAGCTGCGGCAGACCACCCTCGCCGTCTACGGGCGGGCCCGCGATATCGCCCGCGAGCGCGGCATCATCCTGGCGGACACCAAGTTCGAGTTCGGCTTCGACGGTGCGCGGCTGACCCTGGCCGATGAGGTCCTGACGCCCGACTCCTCGCGCTTCTGGCCGGCCGATCTGTGGCAGCCGGGCCGCGCCCAGCCGTCCTTCGACAAGCAGTTTGTGCGCGACTGGCTGACCTCTCCCGCCGCGGCCTGGGACCGTACGGGCGAGCAGCCGCCGCCGGCCCTCCCGCACGAGATCGTGGCGAGCACCCGCGCCAAGTACATCGAGGCCTACCAGCGCCTCACCGGCCTCAGCTGGGCATAACGGAAAAGACCCCGGTCACCGACCGGGGTCTTTCCTTTCCTGAGCGGACGACGAGGCTCGAACTCGCGACCTCAACCTTGGCAAGGTTGCGCTCTACCAACTGAGCTACGTCCGCATGCGCCGCGCAAAGCTCCTGAGAACAGTCGCCGCCGCGCGGTGCGGGGTCCACTATAGCCAACCCCGCTCGCGGGCGATGCGCGCCGCGGCATGACGGTTCTCCGCGCCCAGCTTCGCGGTCGCCGACGAGAGGTAGTTCCGCACCGTCCCCGGCGACAGCGAGGCCCGCGCCGCGATCTCCGTGACAGGCCCTCCTGCCTCGGCGCATTCCAGTACCTCCGCCTCCCGGACCGTCAGCGGCGACTCCCCGGCGCTTATCGCGTCCGCCGCCAACTCCGGGTCCACATAACGGTTTCCGGCATGCACCGAGCGGATGATCTCCGCCAGCCGCTGCGCCGACACCGTCTTCGGCACGAACCCCCGCACCCCGGCCTCCAGCGCCCGCTTCAGATGCCCCGGCCGCCCATGACTCGTCACGATCATCGACCGGCAGCCCGGCACCTCATCCCGCAACCATGTGGCGACCGCCACACCATCCGCCCCGGGCATCTGCAGATCCAGCACCGCGACATCCGGCTCATGCGCACGGGCCATCGCCCGCGCCTCCGGTCCCGTCGCCGCCTCCGCCACCACCAGCAGATCGTCCTCCAGCGACAGCAACGCCGCCAGCGCCCCGCGGATCAGGTGCTCATCATCCGCGAGCAACACCCGGATCACCCCCTCACTCACCCCGCCACCTCTCTCTCCATCCCGTTCTCCCGCCGCCCCGGCCGCCCACCGCGACGAGCCCCGCTCCGCCTCGGCTACCCACGCGCCGCGCCCACCGGGAGTTCGACGGTCAGCCGGAAGAGGCCGCTCGGGGCCAGGCTCGATGTCAGGCTCCCGCCCAAGGGGCGGAGACGTTCCCGGAGTCCCTTGAGGCCGCTGCCGGGGGCCGAACCGGCGGCGGCCCCGTCCGGCGGGCGGGCGACGCCGTCGTTCTCGATGGTCATCACGAGCACCGAGCGGTGCGGATCGATCCGGGTCCGCACCGCACAGCGCCGTACGTCCACGGCATGCCGCAGGACGTTCGTGGTGCCTTCGCGGACGACCCAGCCGAGCGCCGACTCCACCTCCGGCGACAGCTCTGTCCCCTCCTCGCCCTCGATACGGCACTCCACCCCGGCCGACCGCAGGATGGAGCGGGCCCCCGCCAACTCCGCCTGCAGATCGGCCTTCCGATAGCCGCGCACCACCTCCCGGACCTCCCGCTGCGCCTCCTGGGCGATCCGCTGCACCTCCACCATCTGCTCCACGGCCTCCGGCCGCTCCCGCCGCGCCAGCTGCACCGCCAGCTCGCCCTTGAGGGCGATCACCGCCAGATTCCGGCCCATCACATCGTGCAGATCCCGGCTGAACCGCAGCCGCTCCTCGGCGATCGCGAGCCGGGTCTCGGTGCCGCGTGCCGCGTCCAGCTTCCAGATCACGCCGAGCAGCCAGCCCGTGGGCCGCGCCAGCAGAAGGCTCCACACACCGGCGAAGAACAACAGGACCGCCATGCCCAGGGCGCCCAGCCGGGAACCCGTGAGCAGCATGAGCAGCGCCATGACCGCCCCGCCGCCGGCCAGCGCGGCCAGGAACTTCCGCTTGGACACCACCAGGCTGTGGGCCATGAAGAACGGCGTGAGGGTCGCGCCCATCGCCACCGCCACCGCACTCAACCTCTCCTTGTCGGCGGTGCCGTTGACGGTGAGCAGCCCGAACAACGCGATCTCGGCGACGAGGGTCAGCACGGCCGAGACGAGCAACAGGCTGCGCGGGGTCGTCCCCCGTTCCAGATAGCGGTCCAGCGCGCGGTTCAGCAGCGGTACGGCCAGCGCGCCCTGAGCCACATTCAGCCCCATGGCGACACCGGCGAAGGTCACCTGCAACGGGGCGCCGCCCGTTGCGCTCATG contains these protein-coding regions:
- a CDS encoding N,N-dimethylformamidase beta subunit family domain-containing protein; this translates as MATDQIRRWESGALAHAVTDPFGQGPLPWLRGSENYFDSGRIIPWYVDPAVAQGDLSVPAPHKHNGPRTADDVHRQIKGFAGTGAVAPGEAIDFRVSVDPPQPFSIDVYRIGHYGGTGAAKITTSPRLAGIVQPPPLTAERTVSCHHWWLSWRLQVPTFWNLGAYVAVLTTADGRYRSHIPFTVRDNEPADLLLLLPDITWQAYNLYPEDGRTGASLYHAWDDKGALLGEQDAATTVSFDRPYAGAGLPLHVGHAYDFIRWAERYGYDLAYADARDLHAGRVDPSRYRGLVFPGHDEYWSVPMRRTVEAARDTGTSLVFLSANTMYWQVDLSPSPSGPDSLLHCRKRQGPGRPALWRENGDPEQRLMGIQYAGRVPEPAPLVVRNGGHWLWEATGAHEGDELPGLVAGEADRYFPRTSLPRHTERILLAHSPYRDSEGTRRHQETSLYRAPSGAWVFASGTFAWSPALDRPGHVDQRVQRATANLLDRICKRD
- a CDS encoding phosphoribosylaminoimidazolesuccinocarboxamide synthase, giving the protein MPGFVEKPEPVEVPGLTHLHTGKVRDLYRNAAGELVMVASDRTSVYDWVLPTEIPDKGRILTQLSLWWFEQLTDIVPHHVLSTDIPAGAPADWAGRTLVCKSLDMVPVECVARGYLTGSGLAEYRQTRTVCGLALPEGLVDGSELPAPIFTPATKAAVGDHDENVSYEEVAHQVGAEVAAELRQTTLAVYGRARDIARERGIILADTKFEFGFDGARLTLADEVLTPDSSRFWPADLWQPGRAQPSFDKQFVRDWLTSPAAAWDRTGEQPPPALPHEIVASTRAKYIEAYQRLTGLSWA
- a CDS encoding response regulator transcription factor is translated as MSEGVIRVLLADDEHLIRGALAALLSLEDDLLVVAEAATGPEARAMARAHEPDVAVLDLQMPGADGVAVATWLRDEVPGCRSMIVTSHGRPGHLKRALEAGVRGFVPKTVSAQRLAEIIRSVHAGNRYVDPELAADAISAGESPLTVREAEVLECAEAGGPVTEIAARASLSPGTVRNYLSSATAKLGAENRHAAARIARERGWL
- a CDS encoding sensor histidine kinase — its product is MIDKLRAVWRRRGRMAMIDAYFRVSLYLLPWLPVLGGVTPVMSATGGAPLQVTFAGVAMGLNVAQGALAVPLLNRALDRYLERGTTPRSLLLVSAVLTLVAEIALFGLLTVNGTADKERLSAVAVAMGATLTPFFMAHSLVVSKRKFLAALAGGGAVMALLMLLTGSRLGALGMAVLLFFAGVWSLLLARPTGWLLGVIWKLDAARGTETRLAIAEERLRFSRDLHDVMGRNLAVIALKGELAVQLARRERPEAVEQMVEVQRIAQEAQREVREVVRGYRKADLQAELAGARSILRSAGVECRIEGEEGTELSPEVESALGWVVREGTTNVLRHAVDVRRCAVRTRIDPHRSVLVMTIENDGVARPPDGAAAGSAPGSGLKGLRERLRPLGGSLTSSLAPSGLFRLTVELPVGAARG